A single window of Neisseria sp. KEM232 DNA harbors:
- the gltS gene encoding sodium/glutamate symporter, with protein sequence MQDNAWVFNGYYTLIAATIVLLIGRLMVKKIKFLQDFNIPEPVSGGLLAALVLTVLHSVYGVSFQFDKSLQTAFMLIFFTSIGLSADFSRLKAGGVPLVVFTLVVGAFILVQNAVGVGLASALGQDPLLGLIAGSITLTGGHGTAGAWGPTFEQKFGFVGATGLGIAAATFGLVFGGLIGGPVARRLINKQGRAQIDRDTVQEDNRADDVFENHDKVRLITADSAVETLAMFAACLAFAEIVDGYDKEYFYDLPKFVWCLFAGVVLRNILTIGFKMNMFDRAVDVFGNASLSLFLAIALLDLKLWQLAGMAGPMAIILAVQTVVMILYATFVTYVVMGRDYDAAVLSAGHCGFGLGATPTAVANMQSITQSFGPSHKAFLIVPMVGAFFVDLINAAILTGFVEFLKK encoded by the coding sequence TTGCCGCCACTATCGTGCTGCTGATCGGCAGACTGATGGTGAAAAAAATCAAATTTCTGCAAGACTTCAACATCCCCGAACCGGTGTCGGGCGGCCTGTTGGCCGCGCTGGTGCTGACCGTGCTCCACTCGGTTTACGGCGTCAGCTTCCAGTTCGACAAATCGCTGCAAACCGCCTTCATGCTGATTTTCTTCACCTCCATCGGCCTGAGCGCCGACTTCTCGCGCCTGAAAGCGGGCGGGGTGCCGCTGGTGGTGTTTACCCTTGTCGTGGGCGCGTTCATCCTTGTGCAGAACGCCGTCGGCGTCGGCCTGGCTTCCGCTTTGGGACAAGACCCGCTGCTCGGCCTGATTGCCGGTTCGATTACGCTTACCGGCGGCCACGGCACGGCGGGCGCGTGGGGGCCGACTTTTGAGCAGAAATTCGGCTTTGTCGGCGCAACCGGCCTGGGCATCGCCGCCGCCACCTTCGGCCTCGTTTTCGGCGGCCTGATCGGCGGCCCCGTTGCCCGCCGCCTGATTAACAAACAGGGCAGGGCGCAGATCGACCGCGATACCGTGCAGGAAGACAACCGTGCCGACGACGTGTTTGAAAACCACGACAAAGTGCGCCTGATTACCGCCGACTCCGCCGTGGAAACGCTGGCGATGTTCGCCGCCTGTCTGGCCTTTGCCGAAATCGTCGACGGCTACGACAAAGAATATTTCTACGACCTGCCGAAATTCGTCTGGTGTCTGTTTGCCGGCGTCGTGCTGCGCAACATCCTGACCATCGGCTTCAAAATGAATATGTTCGACCGCGCCGTAGACGTGTTTGGCAACGCTTCACTGTCGCTGTTCCTCGCCATCGCCCTGTTGGATTTGAAACTGTGGCAGCTGGCAGGCATGGCCGGACCGATGGCTATCATCCTGGCCGTGCAGACCGTAGTGATGATTCTCTACGCCACCTTCGTCACCTACGTCGTGATGGGACGCGATTATGACGCCGCCGTCCTCTCCGCCGGCCACTGCGGCTTCGGTCTCGGGGCAACGCCGACTGCCGTCGCCAATATGCAGTCCATCACCCAAAGCTTCGGCCCCTCGCACAAAGCCTTCCTGATTGTGCCGATGGTGGGCGCCTTCTTCGTCGACCTCATCAACGCCGCCATCCTGACCGGCTTCGTCGAATTCCTGAAGAAATAA